In Chroogloeocystis siderophila 5.2 s.c.1, the genomic stretch GGTTCGCTCCTCGGTAGTTTTAATGTAAATATTGCCAGTATGCAGGTAGGACGCAAAATTGTGCGTGGCGATGCTGTCATGGTTTTGAGCCTTGACGATCCCCTACCCGATGGCATTTTAGATGAAATTACCAAAGTGTCAGGCATTCGCGATGCTTATACGGTGACATTGTAAGGGTGAGGGGTGAGGGAAGAATAAATCATTCTTTAAAACTTGCCTCATGCTTATTGGGCTGATTTATGGCTAATACTTGGTGTGAATTACAGATTATTTGCGATCCTGTGCTAGAAGAAACTGTTTTCTGGCAACTCGAGCAATTTGGTTTTCGGGGAATGGCAAGTGAGAAAAAAGGAGACTTTCGCTTGATTCGCTCGTATTTACCCTCACAAGAGGTGCAAGCAGTCGATTTAGAAGCGTTGTTGCAAAATTTGAGCAAAAATGCTAAACTTATGAGCTTAGCTGCGCCAGAAATACATCAGCAACAGCTTGATGAAGAAGATTGGGCAAATAGTTGGAAACAATACTGGCATCCTCAGGAAATTGGCAATCGCGTCTTAATCAATCCTGCATGGCTACCAACGCCGGATACTGATCGCATTATCATCCATCTCGACCCTGGTGTCGCTTTTGGTACAGGCAACCATCAGACAACGCAATTGTGTCTCGAAGCCTTAGAAGATTGTATCAACAGTGACGCTGTGATCGCAGATATTGGCTGTGGCTCTGGTATTCTATCAATTGGATCGCTACTTTTAGGCGCAAGTCAAGTTTATGCAGTTGATGTTGACCCCCTTGCAGTACAATCTACGGCTAGCAACCGTGAACTCAATGCAATCAAACCAGAGCGCTTAATCGTCGAACAAGGCAGTGTTGAACGGCTGGTATCGTTAGTATCAGCACCAGTAGATGGCATTGTTTGTAACATTTTGGCAGAAGTCATTATCAAGTTAATTCCGCAATGGAATGCGATTACCCATACCTCAACTTGGGGTATTCTGAGCGGAATTCTTGTGAACCAAGCTGAAGCTGTCAGCGATACATTAACTCAGCATGGCTGGCGCGTGACTAGCCAGTTGCAAAAACAAGACTGGTGCTGTCTCAATATTCGCCGTGTTTAAATACAAACAACTTACAGCAACGTCTGTAACTTTTGAATCAACGCATCGGCTGGCATCACACCTTCAATGCGTTCTACAGGTTGACCGTGTTTGAAAAACACTAATGTCGGTAAGGCTTGAACTTGATACTGACTAGCAATTTCAGGATACTTCTCAGTATCAATTTTTACAACGCGCAGTTGCTGCTGAAACTGTGCATTGACTCGCTCTAAAATTGCCGCCATCATCTGACAAGGACCGCACCAGTCTGCATAAAAATCGACTAAGACTGGAACATTCGATTGCGCTAATAATTCTGCAAAGTTTTTGAACTGTTGCTTAGTTGCCATAAAACAGTAGTGATTATTTACGCTTGCTTCTCTATCCTAATTTTTTCAGAGCGCGATCGCATCTGTTTCTAGAGGTCAGAGGTCAGAGAATACTGACGCAGACCCTTTTGTAGAAACAAATTTTTCTATCTTCTCCATCGCGTGTATCGAGTGACAATCCTCTTTTTTAAAATTCTAGTTTTTCCTACATCCCTGACCTCTGATCTCCGACCCCTGACCCCTAGTTACGGGACACAAATCAACTTACAATCATTGAGCGGTTAACCGTCATTGCTTGAGCAAGATAGTTAGTTTTAGAGGTGTTTTTATGGAAGTATTGCCTGAAAATTTGCAGCGATTACGAGAGCGAGTCGCGATCGTAACTGGTGCTTCGCGGGGGATTGGCAAAGCGATCGTACTGAGTTTAGCAAGCGAAGGCGCAAATGTTGTTGTCAATTATGCAAGTTCTAGCACCGCAGCAGAGAAGGTAGTTGAAGAGATTACGACAAGTGGGGGAAATGCCATCGCGCTGCAAGCTGATGTATCCAAAGCCGATCAGGTTGATGCGCTGCTGAATGCGGTTATGGAAAAATGGAATCGCGTTGATGTACTCGTCAACAATGCTGGCATTACACGCGATACGTTATTGTTGCGCATGAAGCCAGAAGAATGGCAAGCAGTCATTGACCTTAACCTGACTGGTGTTTTCTTATGTACCCGCGCTGTTAGTAAAGTCATGCTAAAGCAACGTAGTGGACGGATTATCAGTATTACTTCTGTTGCTGGTCAAATGGGTAATCCAGGACAAGCAAACTATAGCGCTGCCAAAGCTGGAGTTATCGGCTTTACAAAAACCGTTGCGAAAGAATTAGCACCGCGCGGAATTACAGCTAATGCAGTTGCACCAGGCTTTATTACCACCGACATGACAAGCAATCTCAGCAATACCGAAGATATTCTCAAATTTATTCCTCTCGGTCGCTACGGTCAACCCGAAGAAGTTGCGGGAATGGTACGCTTCCTCGCTACTGATCCTGCGGCTGGTTACATCACTGGGCAGGTGTTTAATGTCGATGGTGGCATGGTGATGGCGTAGAAGTCTACAACTACTTGGCTTGGCAAATGAATTCGCAGCTAAAAAACTAAGTCCACCTTCGTGGACTCGTTATTAATAAAAATCGAATTATCGAGTGTGCTGCCTTGCGTGCTTGGTTTTGGGTAGCCTCAACTTTAGTCGAAAGGCATCTACGATTCATCCACTACGTCTATATAATGGATTCATCTCACTCATTTTTTGCGTTAACTCCAGAAGTAGTCGCTAATCCTACGACATTCGCCCAAATTCGCCCAAAGCACAGAAGGGCTAGCGATCGCTGATATTGTATCAATTCAAAAAACGCAATTCTTCAAGAACTTATTGACATCAATGCGGTTTGCAATCAGCGATCGCACTACTGACCTACAGTTCTGG encodes the following:
- the prmA gene encoding 50S ribosomal protein L11 methyltransferase; protein product: MANTWCELQIICDPVLEETVFWQLEQFGFRGMASEKKGDFRLIRSYLPSQEVQAVDLEALLQNLSKNAKLMSLAAPEIHQQQLDEEDWANSWKQYWHPQEIGNRVLINPAWLPTPDTDRIIIHLDPGVAFGTGNHQTTQLCLEALEDCINSDAVIADIGCGSGILSIGSLLLGASQVYAVDVDPLAVQSTASNRELNAIKPERLIVEQGSVERLVSLVSAPVDGIVCNILAEVIIKLIPQWNAITHTSTWGILSGILVNQAEAVSDTLTQHGWRVTSQLQKQDWCCLNIRRV
- the trxA gene encoding thioredoxin, with translation MATKQQFKNFAELLAQSNVPVLVDFYADWCGPCQMMAAILERVNAQFQQQLRVVKIDTEKYPEIASQYQVQALPTLVFFKHGQPVERIEGVMPADALIQKLQTLL
- the fabG gene encoding 3-oxoacyl-[acyl-carrier-protein] reductase, which gives rise to MEVLPENLQRLRERVAIVTGASRGIGKAIVLSLASEGANVVVNYASSSTAAEKVVEEITTSGGNAIALQADVSKADQVDALLNAVMEKWNRVDVLVNNAGITRDTLLLRMKPEEWQAVIDLNLTGVFLCTRAVSKVMLKQRSGRIISITSVAGQMGNPGQANYSAAKAGVIGFTKTVAKELAPRGITANAVAPGFITTDMTSNLSNTEDILKFIPLGRYGQPEEVAGMVRFLATDPAAGYITGQVFNVDGGMVMA